GAGAATGCGATGTCTTCTTCTACCTGCCATCTTCATTCCCTTCTTGCAATTGGTTCTTGCAATGATCGTCATCATGGGTGGTCCCCATGAATGCCAGTGCGTGCGTTGATCGtatacaagcaaaaaaaaaactttgacaaAAGCAACGCCGCATATAAAATATGCGCGATCGTGAAGAGCCAGTTTAGTGCCTGTGTTCAGTGTAGATTCAATTTGCAAAGTACCTTGTGTTGAGAATAGTGATGATTTTTAACGTGACACAACAAAGTCAAGTGTAAAAGATTTATTACGTTTACAAACAGCAATGAAATACGCTTCACAAAATTTAGCTCCTCTATTCGCCAATTACGAAATTCGTAGCTACTGTCTTAGGACTTTTAGATCGCGGGTATATTGAAGCGCTTTTCAGGAGCACTCGAATGGAGGAAGGAATGGGTCGTTTCTATTGAGGTTTTATGAAACCACCCACTAAACACAGCACCTGGAATACGGTACGCGGGTAGCTGGAGACATCCATTGTAACTATAATCAATCCATTAGTATTCAAAACATATGATACCGTGTGTTTGATAATACTGCCCCCGGATACCTGTCGATGGCAACTAGTAGGCGCTGTACACTTTCGTAGAAAGTTCGAAGTTAAATGTGCAGTTTATATATGCATCAGACTCCCGCAGAGCCAAAGGGTGTTGGAATTGCTGGAAGTTGCGCTAGTTGTGAGGATAGCTGCAAACACTATTTGACCTACGCGTAACCTGGTAAGGATGTGGTTGTTCACCAATTTGTAATGCATTTCTAACCAAACTCAATGTTTACGACCCAATACAGAAAATACGCAAAGATGAAGGGAACGATCAGTATGATCATTTGCCTGGTACTGTTTTTCTGTATTACCGCTTGCCAGTGTAAAGAAACGAACCCAACAACGAATCTTATAACGCCGGAATCATCACGACCGATGCTGGAATCGATCAACGGTACGCGCAACTATCGTATGCATGGCAAAAAGGGGAAGGACGATAAGACCTGGTACGATGGACGTGAAATGCGTTATATTTACTGTGTCCGACCGGCAAAATGTGAACCGATACGGTACAAATCGTGCCTCGGTTCGACCCTCCCGTACTCATCGATCAGTCTCGATCTGACCGATTCATACAGCCAAGAGGCAACGCACACCAAGCTGTTCCAGTACAAAGCACTGATCAGTGTGCCGAAGTGCTGGGCCGTGATACAACCGTTTCTGTGCGCTGTGTTTATGCCCAAGTGTGAGAAGATCAATGGCCAGGACATGGTGTATCTGCCGCCGCTGGAGATGTGTAAAATAACGCTCGAACCCTGTCGCATACTCTACAATACAAGCTTCTTTCCCGAGTTTCTCAAATGCAACGAAACACTGTACCCTGCGAAGTGCAACAACGATGTGCGagaggaaatgaaatttaatgcCACTGGCCAGTGTCTGAAACCGTTGGTAGCGGCCGATTTGCCAGCAAATTATTATAAAGGTAGTGAGAATGCTGGGAGGGATAGTTAACTGGATACGGTTCGATAACACGTCTTTCTTTTGTAGAAATCGACGGATGTGGTGTACAGTGCAAGGATCCACTGTACACGGATCATGAGCATCGGCAGATACACAAGCTAGTTGCGTGGGGTGCTAGCGTGTGTCTTGCATTTAATCTCTTCACGCTCGCCACGTTCGCTATCGATTGGCAAAATGCAAACAAGTATCCGGCGATGgtaatattttacataaacTTCTGCTTCGCTGTATCCTGTTTGGGGTAAGTCGTCCATAACCAGTTGAAAAACTCTGTCAAACTTAtgtgcttttttccctttcattaTCTCCCAGATGGTTAGCACAGTTCACTCCGGGCGGACGGGAGGACATCGTTTGTCGTAAGGACGGTACGCTGCGCACGTCCGAGCCCAGTGCTGGTGAAAACCTGTCCTGCATTGTGGTGTTCATATTGGTGTACTACTTCCTCATCGCAGCCATGGTGTGGTTCGTCATTTTCACCTACGTATGGCACATGAGTTTTAAAGCGATCGGAAAAATTCAGGACCGGATCGATAAGAAGGGTTCATACTTTCATCTGATCGCCTGGTCTTTGCCGCTCGTGTTGACGATCACCATTATGGCACTGAGCGAAATCGACGGCAACAGTACGGTAGGCATTTGTTTCGTCGGTTACCTAAACCATCCGATCCGCGGCGGATTTCTGTTGGCGCCCGTGCTCTGCGTGCTACTGGTCGGTGGGTACTTTCTCGGTCGAGGACTGTTGACGCTGATTCGTCTACGAATATCGAGCAAGGAAATCATCTCCGCACGTGCCAGCAAAAAGATCCATCAAACGATCGTACGAATGGGCATCTGTACCACTTTTACGTTCATTTTTATCGTTGCCACCGTTTTCTGTCACGTGCACGAGTTCCGGCACAGTGCGGCCTGGGCTACTGCTTTGCGGAACTTTATCGTATGTCAAATAACTTCCGTTTACGACGATGATGTTACAAACAGCTGCCGTATCGAGCAACGGCCCAGCGTGGCCATACTTCAGGTGCATCTAATCTGTTTGTTCGCGTCCGGAATAGTCATGTCATCGTGGGTTTGGACCAACTCCACACTCGAATCGTGGGGTCGGTATTTTCGGAGGCGCTTCGGTACGGACATCGACGAACCGGTGAAACTCCAGAAGCATAAGGTCATAGCGCAGGCGTTCGCCAAACGAAAAGAGTTTCAAAATCAGGGCCGATTATCAATCTCGTTCCATAACTCACACACCGATCCGGTAGGTTTAAAGTTCGATATTAACTCCGCCATCGGTAGTCACGATTTCAGCTCGACCTGGGCAAACAATTTACCCCGGTTTGTGAATCGTCGCTGTGCGCTTACGGGAGCCGCGACCAGCTCGAGTCACGATCCACGCAAAAACTCGGTAGATTCAGAGATCAGCTTCAGCGTACGGCACGTTTCCGTCGAGTCTCGTCGGAACTCGATCGACTCGCAGGTATCGGTGAAAATTGCGGAAGTAAAAACGAAGGTTGCCAGCCGGAGTAGCCGTGGTACGGTAGTGGTTGGTGCGGCAGGTGGAAAACACGCCCATAAATCGCGTCAAAGCCGAAGAAGACATGATTTTGCTGCTACTGGGCGACGATATAGCCGTAAGGAAAGCAGCACTTCCGTCGAGTCGCAGATTGTGACGGCAGCAATTCAAAAGTCCGCTGGAGGTGCAGCAGGTCGACATTCAACCACGGCCGGTACGTTCGGGGCAGGCAACATGCAACGTCGCACGGGAATCGGGGCCATGGACGCACATCAGATCAATGATTTGATCTCGAATGGCAAGCTGTTGCTTCCATTCCTGCAAGGCCAAGGACTGACCACATCGGAGGATGATAACGTTTCGGTGGGTTCGTTCAAGCTACAAGATTCCAAATTCGACATTATTATGAAGCAGTTTGATGGATCAAGCCGTATGGGAGATGGCGCTGGGTGTACTAGTGTACCTGGGCCAGTAACCACCACAGGTGGCTGTCGTATTGAGGAGTATCGCAgcagcgatgatgatgaagacgatgacgatgatgatgtggaAACAGAATCGCTGCTTAACGGAAGGAATATTCCATTGCGTCAGATTACTTCTGGGCGGGATGATATCCTCACGAGGGTGACTGATTCTAAAGATACCCCAATGGGAACACGCCACACTAAGGATGGAGGATCGCGTATCAGTAAGACCGGCACGACCAAGAGCGTTCGCAGTCGCAAGACAGGAACCGGATCTCGTCAGGGTACGATGAGCAGGAAAACTCAGCATAATcgtagaaaaaaagagaaagcaagggaacgtgagcgtGAAAAGGATCAGGAAATGTTGGAACGCGCACCATCTCCATCTGCTGGAACGTTTGGTGTTGAGACGATGTACGATTTCAACGATTCCTCTTTCACGTCGTACTGTTCCGAATTGTCCCCATTGCAGATAAACAGCTCGTATTCGGGCGTTTCGATAGCTAAAACCAATTCGCGCAATTCCAAGCGTAGCTGTGATGTCGGCATACAGACTAATGCGCACGAAATTGCCACGCAGACTATGTCCTCCTTTGAGTTTAACGAAAAAGCGCTCAAGAACGAGGAGAATGCGGACATATATACGGAAAACCATCAGATGCTACCAGCGCTAGCGATGGTGGTACAACAAGCTCCATCCAAACTCATCCAAACGATCGGTCCGACCGGCATGGTTGGACGCAAACAGCGCGATACGAACGAATCGGCTGGCATGAGTGATgcggaaaaattgaaaatgcttCTGCTGCCATCGAAATAATgtttatcaatcaaaattgatatattttttttatttcaaggaAAATGATA
This Anopheles marshallii chromosome 3, idAnoMarsDA_429_01, whole genome shotgun sequence DNA region includes the following protein-coding sequences:
- the LOC128712261 gene encoding protein smoothened, with protein sequence MKGTISMIICLVLFFCITACQCKETNPTTNLITPESSRPMLESINGTRNYRMHGKKGKDDKTWYDGREMRYIYCVRPAKCEPIRYKSCLGSTLPYSSISLDLTDSYSQEATHTKLFQYKALISVPKCWAVIQPFLCAVFMPKCEKINGQDMVYLPPLEMCKITLEPCRILYNTSFFPEFLKCNETLYPAKCNNDVREEMKFNATGQCLKPLVAADLPANYYKEIDGCGVQCKDPLYTDHEHRQIHKLVAWGASVCLAFNLFTLATFAIDWQNANKYPAMVIFYINFCFAVSCLGWLAQFTPGGREDIVCRKDGTLRTSEPSAGENLSCIVVFILVYYFLIAAMVWFVIFTYVWHMSFKAIGKIQDRIDKKGSYFHLIAWSLPLVLTITIMALSEIDGNSTVGICFVGYLNHPIRGGFLLAPVLCVLLVGGYFLGRGLLTLIRLRISSKEIISARASKKIHQTIVRMGICTTFTFIFIVATVFCHVHEFRHSAAWATALRNFIVCQITSVYDDDVTNSCRIEQRPSVAILQVHLICLFASGIVMSSWVWTNSTLESWGRYFRRRFGTDIDEPVKLQKHKVIAQAFAKRKEFQNQGRLSISFHNSHTDPVGLKFDINSAIGSHDFSSTWANNLPRFVNRRCALTGAATSSSHDPRKNSVDSEISFSVRHVSVESRRNSIDSQVSVKIAEVKTKVASRSSRGTVVVGAAGGKHAHKSRQSRRRHDFAATGRRYSRKESSTSVESQIVTAAIQKSAGGAAGRHSTTAGTFGAGNMQRRTGIGAMDAHQINDLISNGKLLLPFLQGQGLTTSEDDNVSVGSFKLQDSKFDIIMKQFDGSSRMGDGAGCTSVPGPVTTTGGCRIEEYRSSDDDEDDDDDDVETESLLNGRNIPLRQITSGRDDILTRVTDSKDTPMGTRHTKDGGSRISKTGTTKSVRSRKTGTGSRQGTMSRKTQHNRRKKEKAREREREKDQEMLERAPSPSAGTFGVETMYDFNDSSFTSYCSELSPLQINSSYSGVSIAKTNSRNSKRSCDVGIQTNAHEIATQTMSSFEFNEKALKNEENADIYTENHQMLPALAMVVQQAPSKLIQTIGPTGMVGRKQRDTNESAGMSDAEKLKMLLLPSK